The following DNA comes from Chitinophaga nivalis.
GATTTTTAACCTGTCCGTGTTACCGATATTATCCATCAACTCCGTATACAACAAGGTAAAGATCCCCGGGATTACTTCTTTCCTGTGTGGTATTCTGAACCTGGTATTAGGGGTACTGATCATCCGCTTTTTTGATCTGGGTATCTATAGTGTGGCCATTGCGTCGGCGGTGTTGCTGACATTGAAAAACCTGGTGTTTTCACCCACCTACGCGGCCCGGATACTGAATCAGTCCAACTGGTTTTATTATCCCAGTATTTTACGCGGATGTGCACTCTTTGTATGGGTATTACTGGTGTCCTGGTGTTGCCGGCATCTGCAAACGCCGGGCTCCTGGGCAGGATTGTTTGTATCGGCTGTTATCATTGGTGGTTGCAGCATACCGTTTGCCTGGTTTGTGACCCTGAATAAAGAACAAAGAGTATTAATCGGAAAAATTATAAGAAGAAGGTAATGAAAAAGGCGCTAATTATTAATGAAGGTTTCTCCAATAACCTGGGAGATCAGGCTATACGTGAGAGTATGACCAGCCTGTTACAGGACAGCGGCTTTGTTACCGACTTTGCCTATTTCACCAACCCGGGTGTGCCGGGTTTACCGGCCTATCAATACCTGGATACTGCCGTAGGAGATAAAGTAGAACAGCCTTTGTCCTATCGTACAAAGGCCAGATTGAAACTGGCATTTTTTTACTGGATGGGCATCAACTATCGCCACATCCGGCAGAAACTGAAAAAACATCGTTACGATATCGTGGTAATAGGAGGCGGTCAATTGCTGGAATCATCCGGCAAAGACTATCCCAGCCGCTTTGCTATTGCTTTATATTGGTGGACGCTGCTCATCAAAACCATGACGAAAGCACGCATTTATGTCATTGGGGTAGGAGTGGGTACCACCTTTAACAAAAAGGAAAATTATCTTTTTGGGAAAGCCCTTTCCAGGGTTGATTTTATTTGGGTCCGGGATGAATTTTCCCGCAGCAGTTTGTATGAAAAGTTCAAACACCGTGCTGTGGTGACACCGGACGTCGCTTTTTATAATGGCCGCAATCATACCCCGGCAGCTGCCAGTGCAGGGAAAGCCCTCATTGGTATTACCTGCTACCGGGAAGTATTTGCGAAGTACAATAAATCGTCTAAGTCCAGAGAGGATTATTATGAAGAATGGTTCCTGCAGGTACAACGGTATCTGAACAGGAAGCTGCCCGTGGAACTTTTTTATACCACTATTACAGATGCGGCGGAAACAATCGCTTTCCGCGATTATGTGAAAAGTAAACACCGGATCACTTTACCCGTGGCCCGGCTGGCATCTGTAGAAGATCTCAAAAAGTTATACGTGTCGGCTTCCGACGTTTATTCCGGCAGGATGCATGCCTTGATACTGGCGATGAAACACAGGTGTACTGTGAAAGCCTACCTGATCTCACAGAAATTAAAATCCTTTCAGGAGGAGTATATCGATTCCGGGAAACCCGTGAGCGAATACAGCGAAGAGATCAGCGGTACTTTCAATAAGCTGCTACGCGATCAAATAAAATTATAGTGCAATGAAAAGCTGGGACTTTATCAAATCGGATCTGCACCGCTACCACGGAAGAACCGATAGGGGGAGTTTACTGAGATCATTCTGGTTGATCGAAGGATTCCGCTATATGTTTTTCCTGAGACTGTGTGCCGGTGCTAACCGTTTTTCCAGGGTGTTTTATCGGGTATTGCTACGGCATTATTCCTATAAATACGGATTTCAGATACCTTTTACGACCCGTATCGGGAAAGGTTTTTATATAGGCCACTTCGGCAACATTGTTATCAACGGCAATGCCCGTATAGGCGATAACGTGAATATCTCCCCGGGAGTGGTGATTGGCCAGGTGAGCCGGGGACGTACCCAGGGCGTACCAACTATCGGTAACCGGGTATGGATAGGCTCCAATGCCATTATAGTGGGCAACATTAACATCGGCGACGATGTATTGATAGCCCCGGGTGCTTATGTCACCACGGATGTACCGGCCGGGTCGCTGGTGAAGGGTAATCCTGCTGTGATCACAGTAGGAAAAGGAGTAGAAGGATATATATGTAATGCATCTTGACTATGAAAAATGTACTGATATTATCTTATGAATTTCCTCCTATCATTGGAGGAGCTGGTGTATACGCACATGACCTGGCGATCGGGCTCGTGAAAAACGGGCACCGGGTAAGCCTGCTTACGTACCGTTCGCCGGAGAACACCGATTTCCTGAAGCGTTTCGCACAGCAATACCAGGTAACTTGTTATACTATCCCCAATCAGAAATACCTGCATTTTTACCTCTTCTTCCGGCAGTTAAAGAAGCTGGTAAAACAGCAACATTATGATACCATTATCTTCAGCGATGCCCGCTCCAAAAAGATGGGTACCTTCTTCCAGGCATCATTGAAGCAACTGCTCAGTCGCTCTGTATCTATATTTCATGGCGGAGAACAAAACAGTTTCTTTGATAAACCTTCTTTTCTGCTCCGCACCTTCGGCATGAAGGATAAGATGCTGCAGTTTTTTATGCAGCAGAAAAAAATTGTGGTAGTGAGCCGGGCAGAACATGAAATGTGGAACAAAACTTCCCTGAAAGAAAAACTGCACCTGATCACCCATGGTATCGATACCGATATTTTTCACCGGCGCAACCCCGCTGAAATTGATGCCATCAAAAAACGACTGGGCATCAGCAGTACCCGGCCTATCCTCCTTAGTGCTTCCCGCCTCATCAAACAAAAAGGACAGGAGGTTGTCGTAGAAGGATTGCCGGAAATGGTGAAGGCGCTGCCGGATCTGCTTTATATCATTGTAGGCGGTGGCCCGCATCAGGAAGTGCTGGAAGCCATGGTGAACGAACGGGGGCTGCAGAAAAATGTATTGTTTGCCGGCGGTGTAGACAGAACGGTATTATCAGAATACCTCGCTATCTGCGACCTGTTTGTATTACCCAGCCAGTTTTATGAATCATTCGGATTGGTATACCTCGAAGCAGCCGCCTGTGGTAAAACGGCGATTGCCGGTAACCGGGGCGGTACCAATGAAGCGATCGTAGACCAGGTAACCGGTTTTCTCGTAAACCCGGTATCCAAAGATGAAATTATAGATAAGGTATTACAGGTGTTACAGGATGAACAGCTGCGGCAAAACCTGCAGACCAGTGCCTTTAACAGAACGGTGGAGGAATTCTCCAACGTCAGGATGGCAGAAAAATTAATCAATATCTGAGTGGATGAAGTCTAAAAGTGTCAATATTAATTTACTGTTCCTGCTGAATTTTATATTCGCTTGTACCGCAGGCCTGCTCTCTATGAGCCTGACGACTTTCCTGCTGGCAGCTTTGCTGACAGGAGGCGGATTACTATGGATTAATGTACTGTTTAAAGATAAAACCCAACGACAGTATGCCGGTATCCTGTACCTGGTATTTTTCCTGGTATATGGCTGTTTTATGTTGATCACCAATCAGACTTATGTACAGGACCCGTTCAAGGATATTTTCTATGCCAAGGATTCGGTGCTCTTCTATACGTACATCGATAAAATTGCCGGTATGAACAGCATATCTGAAATCGGTAATTATTATAAAGATGATTTTTTTGCGGGCGACTGGAAAGGCTTCGCCTATCTCTCCAGTGTGCTGGGCTTCTGGGCCAAAGGTATCGATACCAATAACCTCATCCTGCAGAAACTGCAGATCGTATTTTGTTCTGCCTTTATCCTGGTGATCCTGTTCAAGATCTTATCACACTATATCGTAAATGAGATCAGTGTGCAACTGACCGTGATCTATGCGTTGTTATCCTATAATTTTTTCTTCTCGGCAGTATATCTGAGAGATGTGCATATCGGTCTGTTGTTTGGATTATACGCGTTATTACTGATTTTCAGGAAAGGCTTCTGGGGCATCCTGTACGGTATCCTGCTGACGGTATTGATTTATTTGTTCCGGCCGGAGCATGGGTATTTCTCGGTAACATTCCTGCTGGCCTACGTATACCTGTTTGTAACAGATAAAAACAATGTAACGGCCAATAAATTCAAAATACCCATTCTGGTGTTGCTGACGTTGCCGGCATTGACGCAGATCGTGGTGTTGCAACAAGGGTTCAATACCATCCAAAGCACCAGTGAAAACTACTATGATTCTTCCATGTCCAACGCAGGACTGGGTTCTTTCGGCAGTATGCTGCTCAAGCTCCCTTTCGGCGTACGGCATGTGGCTGTGGGTTTATTCTCCCAGACCTTGCCATTCCCTTTTTATGCGGTGCTGGAAGAGAATCCGTTTTTTATTTTCTGGGCATTGGCGGCGCTGTTCTGGTTTGTGGTGTGGGTGGTGCTTATTTATACCTCCGCTTTCAAACCACGCAATCCTTTTTTCCAGATCAAGGAATTAAGGGTATTGTTCCTGATTGCTGTGCTGCTGATTCTGGGAGCCAGCTCCAATGCAGATACCAGAAGGATTATGGCCGTTTATCCGGTGATATATGTCATTTTTTGCGGCGGAATTTTATCGTTACCCAAACTGAAAAGGAAGCAGCTCATTGGCGCTTCCTTACTGGGATATTTCGGATTGGTATTTATTTATGCTTTCATCAAGTAAAATCAACACGATGACGAATTATCTGAATATTAGATATTGCCTGAACAGCACCTTGCTGGGCTGTTGCCTGTTGCTGGGAATCATGTCTCCCACCCGGGCGCAGCGTGCGGTGACGGGGCTCGATATAAAAGTAACGCCGGACCCCAACTATTCGCTGACGAAAGACCAGAGCAAGCTATCCTCGCTCACCGATGGTAAATACACTACCGGCCCTTCTTTCTGGAAAGATCCGGGTACACTGGGCTGGCAGAATGCAGACAAGATTACGTTTAACATCGCGCTGGACCGTTCGTTGCCGGTAGCGCAGATTAACCTGAACACCGTAACCGGTCAGAAAGCCCAGGTAAACCTGCCGCTGAATGTGCTGGCTTTTGTCAGCAACAACCAGCAGGACTGGCAATTTGTGGGTGACCTGATGGAACAGCAGCCGGTGAAAAATGATTATTACCGTATCACCCCGGTGTCGTTGAAAAACATCGGACAATCGGCCCGTTATATCAAGCTGGTAGTAGTACCGGATGGCAGTTATTTCTTTACAGATGAAATACAGGTATTAACGGGGCAGGGGAGTGCTAACCGTGCGGCGGCATCCGGCAAACAATATACGGAAGCCTCGTTGCCGGCCATGGTGAAATCCAGCCGGGAAGCGGCTATCAACAAACGTTTTTCAGGGGCCGATCAGAAAAGTCTGCCGATGGCAGCAGCCAGTAGTACGATGGCGGCCAAAAGTACCGGCAGTGGGGGCATTAACCTGACACCCCTGTCATCTGCCTTTGGAGAAGCACTGACACCCGGTGAAGAAAGCACCCATATTACTACCCTCAAAGGATTAACGGAATATGCCGCTTTTGTGGTGGCCAATAACAGCGCAACGGAAAAAAATATTCAGCTCGACGGCGAAGGGGCCGGTGTTAGCAGCCAGTTGTATTGGGCGAAGCCGGTGAAAAGCCGCGACTTTAAAGTAGTACCCGATGCGCTCACCACAATCAAAGAGGGTAGTTCCCTCTCTTTAAAAGGAAATGAGTCCCGCTTGTTGCTGGTGAAAATAACCGGTAAACAGGCCGGCAGTTTCAAATATACCTTACAGGCGAAAGATGGCAGTGCTACTGTCAGCAAACCAGTGACCATACAGGTGCTGGACAATGCGTTGTCTGCCTTGCAGGGCGGGCGCCCGGACATCAATGTATGGGCATACCTGAACGAGCCGTTGCTGAAAGGAAAAGAAGAAAGTGCGCGGCAGGATTTATTGCAGCATTATGTAAACACGTTTGTATTCCATCCGGGAATATTGTTGCCGAATATACCGGTAGCAGATAATAAGAAACTGGCCGCCATGCTGCCTTATGTAAAAGGGTTCAGCAAGGTATTGCTGTTCCTGGATTTTTCTGCACCTGTAGCCCGGCAACAGGCTTCTTTTATGGATGCTTCCTGGAAACAGGCGTTCCTGAAATGGTATGATGACATGCTCGTGGCATTGAAAAGTCAGGGTATCGCTTCCGACAACGTATATCTGTATCCGTTTGATGAAGTGAAAGCTGGTCAGGTAGCTGCGTTGAACAATTTTTCCACCTGGATAAAATCCGCCAGGAAAGAAGCGCGCCTTTTTGCCACTGTATCCAACCCGCCGGTATATGAAGGCGTCATTGGTCAGCTGAACGCCTGCCAGTTATTTTATAATGATAATGTATTGCGGGAGTACCGAAAAAATAAACCATCCGCCTGTCAGGTATGGATGTATGATACCAAGAAACCAACGAAGTCGCTGTCGCCGTATAGCTATTACCGTTTGATGGGCTGGAAGGCATTTGCTGCCGGTACTACCGGATTCGGTTTCTGGCAGTACGCCGATATCGGTCATGGCAAAGAAACGGGATCAGTATGGGACGACTTCGACGGCAGTTCGGCCGATTTCGCGGTGGTCTACGACGAGGGTAACCGCATCATCCCCAGCCGCCGCTGGGAGGCTTTCCGGGCTGGTGTGGAAGATTATATGCTGCTGGCAGCCTATGCAAAGAAAAACGGGCAACAGGCGGCTGCTGCACTTTGTGCAGACGTATTGCGGAATACCAATGACCCTGTGGCGGCTGCGGCAGCCCGGGAAAAGATGATCAAAACATTCAACAGGTAAGTAATGATGGGAACACCGAAACTTTTGATATTAGCCACCATGCCACCGCCGATCGGTGGCGTAACGATTCATATTCAGCGCTTAAAGCAATACCTGGATCATCATGGCTATGCCTATTCCTTTGTGGATATCAGAAGAACCGGTAAAGGAGCCCTGTGGCAACAGATACGACGGCACCGGTATATTCATTTTCATATATACAGCCCCGTAGTACGGCTGGCTGCTGTGGTGCTGGGCCGGTTACTGGGTAAAAAGATGCTCTTTACCCTGCACGGCAATCTGGGACGTCATAACTTCTGGAAAAACCAGCTGGACAAACTGGCCTTCCGGATGGCGTATATGCCGATTGTATTGAATGAGCAAAGCATGGAGCAGGGGCGCCGCCTGAATGCCCGGACCTGCCTGGCTCCGGCTTTTATTCCGCCGCAGCAGGAAGAACACCTGTCGCCGGAATTGCAACACCGCATTCAGCAATGGAAAGCATCCTGCCGGTTAGTGTGTGCTACCAATGCATCTAACTACACGGTAGACAAGGAAGGTCGGGAAACCTATCAGATTTCTTTGTTAATAAAGATCTTTCAGCAGCTGCCGCAGGCAGGACTGATTATCTCCGACCCCTCCGGCAATTATAAAAAGTTCCTGCAGCAAACCGGGTGTACCATGACGCCCAACATCCTGCTGATCAGTGAAGCGCATAGTTTTTATGAGATCCTGAAAGGGTCGGATGTGTTGTTACGGATTACCACTACAGATGGCGATTCATTGTCTGTGAAAGAAGCGTTGTACCTGCACAAACAGGTACTGGCAACAGATGTGATCAGCCGGCCGGCGGGGGTAACACTGGTGCCGTTGCAGGAAGAGAAAATCAGGACAGCCATACAGGCGCTGCAACCCACGGGTAACAGGGTGCATGCGCATGATATCAAACATGGAGGAGAAGCGATGTTGCGTTTGTATGAAAAATTAGCCGTAGAAGCCTGACCGTAGTCGTCAGCGCATACCTTTTGTTTGGAAGGCCCGTTGCAGCATACAAAAGAGGAAATCGTATATAGTACCCC
Coding sequences within:
- a CDS encoding polysaccharide pyruvyl transferase family protein; translation: MKKALIINEGFSNNLGDQAIRESMTSLLQDSGFVTDFAYFTNPGVPGLPAYQYLDTAVGDKVEQPLSYRTKARLKLAFFYWMGINYRHIRQKLKKHRYDIVVIGGGQLLESSGKDYPSRFAIALYWWTLLIKTMTKARIYVIGVGVGTTFNKKENYLFGKALSRVDFIWVRDEFSRSSLYEKFKHRAVVTPDVAFYNGRNHTPAAASAGKALIGITCYREVFAKYNKSSKSREDYYEEWFLQVQRYLNRKLPVELFYTTITDAAETIAFRDYVKSKHRITLPVARLASVEDLKKLYVSASDVYSGRMHALILAMKHRCTVKAYLISQKLKSFQEEYIDSGKPVSEYSEEISGTFNKLLRDQIKL
- a CDS encoding glycosyltransferase family 4 protein; its protein translation is MKNVLILSYEFPPIIGGAGVYAHDLAIGLVKNGHRVSLLTYRSPENTDFLKRFAQQYQVTCYTIPNQKYLHFYLFFRQLKKLVKQQHYDTIIFSDARSKKMGTFFQASLKQLLSRSVSIFHGGEQNSFFDKPSFLLRTFGMKDKMLQFFMQQKKIVVVSRAEHEMWNKTSLKEKLHLITHGIDTDIFHRRNPAEIDAIKKRLGISSTRPILLSASRLIKQKGQEVVVEGLPEMVKALPDLLYIIVGGGPHQEVLEAMVNERGLQKNVLFAGGVDRTVLSEYLAICDLFVLPSQFYESFGLVYLEAAACGKTAIAGNRGGTNEAIVDQVTGFLVNPVSKDEIIDKVLQVLQDEQLRQNLQTSAFNRTVEEFSNVRMAEKLINI
- a CDS encoding glycoside hydrolase domain-containing protein, giving the protein MTNYLNIRYCLNSTLLGCCLLLGIMSPTRAQRAVTGLDIKVTPDPNYSLTKDQSKLSSLTDGKYTTGPSFWKDPGTLGWQNADKITFNIALDRSLPVAQINLNTVTGQKAQVNLPLNVLAFVSNNQQDWQFVGDLMEQQPVKNDYYRITPVSLKNIGQSARYIKLVVVPDGSYFFTDEIQVLTGQGSANRAAASGKQYTEASLPAMVKSSREAAINKRFSGADQKSLPMAAASSTMAAKSTGSGGINLTPLSSAFGEALTPGEESTHITTLKGLTEYAAFVVANNSATEKNIQLDGEGAGVSSQLYWAKPVKSRDFKVVPDALTTIKEGSSLSLKGNESRLLLVKITGKQAGSFKYTLQAKDGSATVSKPVTIQVLDNALSALQGGRPDINVWAYLNEPLLKGKEESARQDLLQHYVNTFVFHPGILLPNIPVADNKKLAAMLPYVKGFSKVLLFLDFSAPVARQQASFMDASWKQAFLKWYDDMLVALKSQGIASDNVYLYPFDEVKAGQVAALNNFSTWIKSARKEARLFATVSNPPVYEGVIGQLNACQLFYNDNVLREYRKNKPSACQVWMYDTKKPTKSLSPYSYYRLMGWKAFAAGTTGFGFWQYADIGHGKETGSVWDDFDGSSADFAVVYDEGNRIIPSRRWEAFRAGVEDYMLLAAYAKKNGQQAAAALCADVLRNTNDPVAAAAAREKMIKTFNR
- a CDS encoding serine O-acetyltransferase encodes the protein MKSWDFIKSDLHRYHGRTDRGSLLRSFWLIEGFRYMFFLRLCAGANRFSRVFYRVLLRHYSYKYGFQIPFTTRIGKGFYIGHFGNIVINGNARIGDNVNISPGVVIGQVSRGRTQGVPTIGNRVWIGSNAIIVGNINIGDDVLIAPGAYVTTDVPAGSLVKGNPAVITVGKGVEGYICNAS